The following are encoded together in the Pseudomonas xantholysinigenes genome:
- a CDS encoding putative bifunctional diguanylate cyclase/phosphodiesterase, which produces MEWLGLRLFAELPATGQIILDCRHNPFLVLLAYAVACAACFATLDMAERQSHCEDRFARRQWRVLGACCLAGGIWAMHFISMLAFQAPLEIHYDAPLTGLSLLIALLAAWLAMNSLNRSQMRLRHYLQTALFIGLGISAMHYIGMAALQTSAHQYYQTSLLLASIGIAIATSLLALLIARYFHEGSGTVHLLLKYGASLLMAGGIMLTHFTGMAAMTLVIPSETALRLPTVDNSLQLALTIAFITLLISGSSISAALADKKLQSKEHDLRRVNVLLSQLDQARMSLQQAAHYDALTNLVNRRGFNQVFAERLAEQASHGSMLAVMFLDIDHFKRINDSLGHAAGDELLKVIAGHIKAATRSQDLVARFGGDEFCIVTNLNSREEARHLAQRIMQRMKEPIDLAGRRMVMTTSIGISIYPDDGLSTEELLKNADLALYQSKGCGRNNLNFFNDGLKTRATLELQLEEELRMALLEERGLCLHYQPIFDLRNSQVAKLEALVRWQHPQHGLLSPERFIGIAEANGLIAELDLWVLRRACHDLAQLNRHGYGELKVTVNCSALTLGREELATEVEMALFQAGLGARQLELEVTENALMGDIQHTVSLLKRIRAMGVALSIDDFGTGYSSLAYLKRLPLDVLKIDRSFIHDVPGNQKDREIVQAIIVMAHTLHLKVVTEGVETVEQHEFLASHGCDYLQGYLLSRPLPLAELRPTLERLDSRDSDLSPCCDTALPGSPDLFADTPGYHAGASTARRGH; this is translated from the coding sequence ATGGAGTGGCTGGGACTGCGATTGTTCGCCGAGCTGCCGGCGACCGGACAAATCATCCTCGACTGCCGACACAACCCCTTCCTGGTGCTGCTCGCCTACGCCGTGGCTTGCGCCGCCTGCTTCGCCACCCTCGACATGGCCGAACGGCAAAGTCACTGCGAGGACCGCTTCGCCCGCCGTCAATGGCGAGTGCTGGGTGCCTGCTGCCTGGCCGGCGGCATCTGGGCCATGCACTTCATCAGCATGCTGGCCTTCCAGGCGCCACTGGAAATCCATTACGACGCCCCGCTCACCGGCCTGTCACTGCTGATCGCCCTGCTCGCCGCCTGGCTGGCGATGAACAGCCTCAACCGCAGCCAGATGCGCCTGCGCCATTACCTGCAAACGGCGCTGTTCATTGGCCTGGGCATCAGCGCCATGCACTACATCGGCATGGCCGCGCTGCAGACCAGCGCCCACCAGTACTACCAGACCAGCCTGCTGCTGGCCTCGATCGGCATCGCCATCGCCACCAGCCTGCTGGCACTGCTGATAGCCCGTTACTTCCACGAGGGCAGCGGCACCGTGCACCTGCTGCTCAAGTACGGCGCCAGCCTGCTGATGGCCGGGGGCATCATGCTGACCCACTTCACCGGCATGGCCGCGATGACCCTGGTAATTCCCAGCGAAACCGCCCTGCGCCTGCCCACGGTGGACAACAGCCTGCAACTGGCGCTGACCATCGCCTTCATCACCCTGCTGATCAGCGGCAGCAGCATCAGCGCGGCCCTGGCCGACAAGAAGCTGCAAAGCAAGGAACACGACCTGCGCCGGGTCAATGTGCTGCTCAGCCAACTCGACCAGGCGCGTATGTCGTTGCAGCAAGCGGCCCACTACGACGCCCTGACCAACCTGGTCAACCGCCGCGGCTTCAACCAGGTGTTCGCCGAGCGCCTGGCCGAGCAGGCCAGCCATGGCAGCATGCTGGCGGTGATGTTCCTCGACATCGACCATTTCAAGCGCATCAACGACAGCCTCGGCCACGCCGCCGGCGATGAACTGCTCAAGGTGATCGCCGGGCATATCAAGGCCGCCACCCGCAGCCAGGACCTGGTGGCCCGTTTCGGTGGCGACGAATTCTGCATCGTCACCAACCTCAACAGCCGCGAAGAGGCCCGGCACCTGGCCCAGCGCATCATGCAGCGGATGAAGGAACCGATCGACCTGGCCGGGCGGCGCATGGTGATGACCACCAGCATCGGCATCAGCATCTACCCCGACGATGGCCTGAGCACCGAGGAACTGCTGAAGAACGCCGACCTGGCGCTTTACCAATCCAAGGGCTGTGGGCGCAACAACCTGAATTTCTTCAACGACGGGCTCAAGACCCGCGCCACCCTAGAGCTGCAGCTCGAGGAAGAACTGCGCATGGCACTGCTCGAGGAACGAGGCCTATGCCTGCACTACCAGCCGATCTTCGACCTGCGCAACAGCCAAGTAGCCAAACTCGAGGCCCTGGTACGCTGGCAGCATCCACAGCATGGCCTGCTCAGCCCGGAACGCTTCATCGGCATCGCCGAGGCCAACGGTCTGATCGCCGAGCTCGACCTGTGGGTGCTGCGCCGCGCCTGCCATGACCTGGCCCAGCTCAATCGGCATGGCTATGGCGAACTCAAGGTGACGGTGAACTGTTCAGCGCTGACCCTGGGCCGCGAGGAACTGGCCACCGAAGTGGAAATGGCGCTGTTCCAGGCTGGGCTGGGCGCACGCCAATTAGAGCTGGAAGTCACCGAGAACGCCCTGATGGGTGATATCCAGCACACCGTCAGCCTGCTCAAGCGCATCCGCGCCATGGGCGTGGCATTGTCAATCGACGACTTCGGCACCGGCTACTCCTCGCTGGCCTACCTCAAGCGCCTGCCGCTGGACGTGCTGAAGATCGACCGCTCGTTCATCCACGATGTGCCGGGCAATCAGAAGGACCGCGAGATCGTCCAGGCGATCATCGTCATGGCTCACACCCTGCACCTGAAAGTGGTCACCGAAGGCGTCGAGACCGTCGAGCAGCATGAGTTCCTCGCCAGCCATGGCTGCGACTACCTGCAAGGCTACCTGCTCAGCCGCCCGCTGCCGCTGGCCGAACTAAGGCCAACCCTCGAACGCCTCGACAGCCGGGACAGCGACCTCAGCCCTTGTTGCGATACAGCGTTACCAGGGTCGCCGGATCTTTTTGCAGATACCCCTGGCTACCATGCAGGCGCATCAACTGCGCGGCGAGGCCACTGA
- a CDS encoding high-affinity branched-chain amino acid ABC transporter permease LivM, with product MNRHLKQAFFSALLVWAVAFPVLGLKLSIDGISLVVHSQGSFTIGIIAACSVLMFLRVLFDKQWSAVMGRRSERKLVPPSVSNFLTLPKTQRWVIMGLIVAALIWPFFGSRGAVDIATLILIYVLLGLGLNIVVGLAGLLDLGYVGFYAVGAYSYAMLSHYLGWSFWVCLPIAGLMAATFGFLLGFPVLRLRGDYLAIVTLGFGEIIRLFLRNLTDWTGGPNGISNIPKPEFFGLTFERKAAEGMQTFHEFFGLQYNSINKVIFLYLVALLLALLALFVINRLLRMPIGRAWEALREDEIACRALGLNPTVIKLSAFTLGACFAGFAGSFFAARQGLVTPESFTFIESAIILAIVVLGGMGSQLGVILAAIVMILLPEMMREFSEYRMLMFGALMVLMMIWRPQGLLPMQRPHMELPR from the coding sequence ATGAACAGACATCTCAAACAGGCGTTCTTCAGCGCCTTGCTGGTCTGGGCCGTGGCCTTCCCGGTACTGGGCCTGAAACTCAGCATCGACGGCATCAGCCTGGTGGTGCACAGCCAGGGTTCGTTCACCATCGGCATCATCGCCGCGTGCTCGGTACTGATGTTCCTGCGCGTGCTGTTCGACAAGCAGTGGAGCGCGGTGATGGGTCGCCGCTCGGAGCGCAAACTGGTACCGCCATCGGTCAGCAACTTCCTGACCCTGCCGAAAACCCAGCGCTGGGTGATCATGGGGCTGATCGTGGCCGCGCTGATCTGGCCGTTCTTCGGCTCCCGCGGCGCGGTCGACATCGCCACGCTGATCCTGATCTACGTGCTGCTGGGCCTGGGCCTGAACATCGTGGTCGGCCTGGCGGGCCTGCTCGACCTGGGCTACGTCGGTTTCTACGCGGTCGGCGCCTACAGCTACGCGATGCTCTCCCATTATCTGGGCTGGAGCTTCTGGGTGTGCCTGCCGATTGCCGGCCTGATGGCCGCCACCTTCGGCTTTCTGCTCGGATTCCCGGTGCTGCGCCTGCGCGGCGACTACCTGGCGATCGTGACCCTGGGCTTCGGCGAGATCATCCGTCTGTTCCTGCGTAACCTCACAGACTGGACCGGCGGCCCCAACGGCATCAGCAACATCCCCAAGCCGGAGTTCTTCGGCCTGACCTTCGAACGCAAGGCCGCCGAAGGGATGCAGACCTTCCACGAGTTCTTCGGGCTGCAATACAACTCGATCAACAAGGTCATCTTCCTGTACCTGGTCGCCCTGCTGCTGGCGCTGCTGGCGCTGTTCGTCATCAACCGCCTGCTGCGCATGCCAATCGGTCGTGCCTGGGAAGCCCTGCGTGAAGACGAGATCGCTTGTCGAGCGCTGGGCCTGAACCCCACCGTGATCAAGCTCTCGGCGTTCACCCTGGGTGCCTGCTTCGCCGGTTTCGCCGGCAGCTTCTTCGCCGCCCGCCAAGGGCTGGTGACACCGGAGTCGTTCACTTTCATCGAGTCGGCGATCATCCTCGCCATCGTCGTGCTGGGTGGCATGGGTTCGCAGCTGGGCGTGATTCTCGCGGCCATCGTGATGATCCTGCTGCCGGAGATGATGCGTGAGTTCAGCGAATACCGGATGTTGATGTTCGGTGCGCTGATGGTGTTGATGATGATCTGGCGTCCGCAGGGCCTGCTGCCTATGCAACGTCCGCACATGGAGCTGCCTCGATGA
- the livG gene encoding high-affinity branched-chain amino acid ABC transporter ATP-binding protein LivG, with translation MSREILQVSGLSMRFGGLLAVNGVGLTVKEKQVVALIGPNGAGKTTVFNCLTGFYKPSGGTILLDGQPIQGLAGHQIARKGVVRTFQNVRLFKEMTALENLLIAQHRHLNTNFFAGLFKTPSFRRSEKEAMERAQYWLNKVNLTEFANRTAGTLAYGQQRRLEIARCMMTQPRIIMLDEPAAGLNPKETEDLKALIAYLRESHNVTVLLIEHDMKLVMSISDHIVVINQGTPLADGTPEEIRGNPDVIKAYLGEA, from the coding sequence ATGAGCCGCGAAATTCTGCAAGTCAGCGGCCTGAGCATGCGCTTCGGCGGCTTGTTGGCGGTCAACGGCGTAGGCCTGACCGTCAAGGAAAAACAGGTGGTGGCATTGATCGGCCCGAACGGCGCCGGCAAGACCACCGTGTTCAACTGCCTCACCGGCTTCTACAAGCCCAGCGGCGGTACCATCCTGCTCGACGGCCAGCCGATCCAGGGCCTGGCCGGCCATCAGATCGCTCGCAAGGGCGTGGTACGGACCTTCCAGAACGTGCGCCTGTTCAAGGAAATGACCGCGCTGGAAAACCTGCTGATCGCCCAGCACCGCCACCTGAACACCAACTTCTTCGCCGGCCTGTTCAAGACGCCGAGCTTCCGCCGCAGCGAAAAGGAAGCCATGGAGCGCGCGCAGTACTGGCTGAACAAGGTCAACCTGACCGAATTCGCCAACCGCACCGCCGGCACCCTCGCCTACGGCCAGCAACGACGCCTGGAAATCGCCCGCTGCATGATGACCCAACCGCGGATCATCATGCTCGACGAACCGGCCGCCGGCCTGAACCCCAAGGAGACCGAGGACCTCAAGGCCCTCATCGCCTACCTGCGCGAATCCCACAACGTGACCGTGCTGCTGATCGAGCACGACATGAAACTGGTGATGAGCATTTCCGACCACATCGTGGTGATCAACCAGGGCACGCCCCTGGCCGACGGCACGCCGGAAGAGATCCGCGGCAACCCTGATGTGATCAAGGCCTACCTGGGGGAGGCGTAA
- a CDS encoding DUF2288 domain-containing protein, with the protein MTDQVSTLYAKLLGETAVIEWKALERFWAKGDLIWVDPSLDLITVAEAMAENRSEIFAKWRNDGTVGAVSAEQALDLQTRDPEIWAVVVSPFIVIQAKKAE; encoded by the coding sequence ATGACTGATCAAGTAAGCACCCTCTATGCCAAATTGCTCGGCGAGACGGCCGTCATCGAGTGGAAAGCCCTGGAGCGTTTCTGGGCCAAGGGTGACCTGATTTGGGTCGACCCCAGCCTTGACCTGATCACCGTTGCCGAGGCGATGGCCGAGAATCGCAGCGAGATCTTCGCCAAGTGGCGTAATGATGGCACTGTCGGAGCAGTCTCTGCCGAGCAGGCACTCGACCTGCAAACCCGCGATCCAGAGATCTGGGCGGTAGTGGTTTCGCCGTTCATCGTGATTCAAGCGAAGAAAGCGGAATAA
- a CDS encoding branched-chain amino acid ABC transporter substrate-binding protein, producing the protein MIKISKLFAAMVLAGVASHSFAADTIKIGIAGPKTGPVTQYGDMQFIGAKQAIKDINAKGGVDGKMLEAKEYDDACDPKQAVAVANKVVNDGVKYVIGHLCSSSTQPASDIYEDEGVIMITPAATSPDITARGYKLIFRTIGLDSAQGPAAGNYIADHVKPKVVAVLHDKQQYGEGIATAVKTTLEKKGTKVAVFEGLNAGDKDFSSIIQKLKQNNVDFVYYGGYHPELGLILRQAQEKGLKAKFMGPEGVGNDSISQIAQGASEGLLVTLPKSFDADPANKAIVDAIKADGKDPSGPFVFPAYSAVQLIAEGIKAAKSEDADKVAEAIHAGTFKTPTGDLSYDAKGDLKDFKFVVYEWHFGKPKTEVSPQ; encoded by the coding sequence ATGATCAAGATTTCCAAGCTGTTCGCCGCAATGGTTCTGGCCGGGGTTGCCAGCCATTCGTTTGCCGCCGACACCATCAAGATCGGCATCGCCGGTCCCAAGACCGGCCCGGTCACGCAATACGGCGACATGCAGTTCATCGGCGCCAAACAGGCCATCAAGGACATCAACGCCAAGGGCGGCGTCGATGGCAAGATGCTCGAAGCCAAGGAATACGACGACGCGTGCGACCCTAAACAGGCCGTGGCCGTCGCCAACAAAGTGGTCAACGATGGCGTCAAGTACGTGATCGGCCACCTGTGCTCCAGTTCCACCCAGCCTGCGTCCGACATCTACGAAGACGAAGGCGTGATCATGATCACCCCCGCCGCCACCTCCCCGGACATCACCGCCCGTGGCTACAAGCTGATCTTCCGCACCATCGGCCTGGACAGCGCCCAGGGCCCGGCCGCTGGCAACTACATCGCCGATCACGTCAAGCCGAAGGTCGTTGCGGTCCTGCACGACAAGCAGCAGTACGGCGAAGGCATCGCCACCGCGGTCAAGACCACCCTTGAGAAGAAAGGCACCAAGGTCGCCGTCTTCGAAGGCCTGAACGCCGGTGACAAGGACTTCTCCTCGATCATCCAGAAGCTCAAGCAGAACAACGTCGACTTCGTCTACTACGGCGGCTACCACCCAGAGCTGGGCCTGATCCTGCGCCAAGCGCAAGAGAAGGGCCTGAAAGCCAAGTTCATGGGCCCGGAAGGCGTGGGTAACGACTCCATCTCGCAGATCGCCCAGGGCGCCTCCGAAGGCTTGCTGGTCACCCTGCCGAAGTCGTTCGACGCCGACCCTGCGAACAAGGCCATCGTCGACGCCATCAAGGCCGACGGTAAGGACCCGAGCGGTCCATTCGTGTTCCCGGCCTACTCGGCTGTCCAGCTTATCGCCGAAGGCATCAAGGCCGCCAAATCCGAAGACGCCGACAAGGTGGCAGAAGCCATCCACGCCGGCACCTTCAAGACCCCGACCGGCGACCTGTCCTACGACGCGAAAGGCGACCTGAAGGACTTCAAGTTCGTGGTCTACGAATGGCACTTCGGCAAGCCGAAGACCGAAGTTTCCCCTCAGTAA
- a CDS encoding NAD(P)-dependent oxidoreductase, producing MSTALPSLGFAGIGLMGLPMCRRLLSAGYPLTVWNRSPEKCAELVAAGARLAASPQDLCEGTDMVLLCLADTAVVREVVFGECGVAQGGREGQLLVDFSSLEPTATREMAAELAALCGMAWLDAPVSGGTPGAEAGTLAIMVGGEADDLARARPVLLALGQRVTHMGGVGTGQVTKACNQMIVACNALVIAEVVALAEQSGVDASLIAEALAGGFADSKPLQILAPQMAESRFEPVKWHVRTLLKDLDTAVKFSREQGSATPLSGLAAQLMRLHGSQGYLQKDPATLVTLYRNKG from the coding sequence ATGAGTACTGCCTTGCCTTCGTTGGGGTTCGCCGGGATCGGCTTGATGGGGCTGCCGATGTGCCGTCGCCTGCTGTCTGCCGGCTACCCGCTGACCGTGTGGAATCGCAGCCCGGAGAAGTGCGCCGAGCTGGTCGCCGCTGGGGCGCGCCTGGCGGCGAGCCCACAGGACCTGTGCGAGGGGACCGACATGGTGCTGCTGTGCCTGGCCGACACGGCAGTGGTGCGCGAGGTGGTGTTCGGTGAGTGTGGTGTTGCCCAGGGCGGACGCGAGGGCCAGTTGCTGGTGGATTTCTCCAGCCTGGAACCGACCGCCACCCGGGAGATGGCTGCCGAACTGGCGGCGCTGTGTGGCATGGCCTGGCTCGATGCGCCGGTGTCCGGTGGCACGCCGGGCGCCGAGGCGGGTACCTTGGCGATCATGGTCGGTGGCGAGGCGGATGACCTGGCGCGGGCGCGTCCGGTGCTGCTTGCCCTTGGCCAGCGGGTGACGCACATGGGCGGTGTCGGCACGGGGCAGGTGACCAAGGCGTGCAACCAGATGATCGTCGCCTGCAATGCGCTGGTGATTGCCGAGGTGGTGGCCCTGGCCGAACAGTCAGGGGTGGACGCGAGCTTGATCGCCGAGGCATTGGCCGGTGGTTTCGCCGACTCCAAGCCTTTGCAGATACTGGCCCCGCAAATGGCCGAGAGCCGTTTCGAGCCGGTCAAGTGGCATGTGCGCACCTTGCTCAAGGACCTCGACACCGCGGTGAAATTCTCTCGCGAGCAAGGTTCGGCGACGCCGCTCAGTGGCCTCGCCGCGCAGTTGATGCGCCTGCATGGTAGCCAGGGGTATCTGCAAAAAGATCCGGCGACCCTGGTAACGCTGTATCGCAACAAGGGCTGA
- the livH gene encoding high-affinity branched-chain amino acid ABC transporter permease LivH, whose translation MPEIYHFLQQLVNGLTIGSTYALIAIGYTMVYGIIGMINFAHGEVYMIGSYVAFIALAGLAMMGIHSLPILMTVAFVATICVTSAYGYSIERVAYRPLRNSNRLIPLISAIGMSIFLQNTVLLSQDSKDKSIPNLIPGSFSFGPGGAEEVLVSYMQILVFVVTLIAMTCLTLFISRSRLGRACRACAEDIKMANLLGINTNNIIALTFVIGAALAAVAAVLLSMQYGVINPNAGFLVGLKAFTAAVLGGIGSIPGAMLGGLVLGVAEAFGADIFGDQYKDVVAFGLLVLVLLFRPTGILGRPEVEKV comes from the coding sequence ATGCCTGAGATCTACCATTTCCTACAACAACTGGTTAACGGATTGACCATCGGCAGTACCTACGCGCTGATCGCCATCGGTTACACGATGGTGTACGGCATCATCGGCATGATCAACTTCGCCCACGGCGAGGTGTACATGATCGGCTCCTACGTGGCCTTCATCGCCCTTGCCGGGCTGGCCATGATGGGCATCCACTCCTTGCCGATCCTGATGACCGTGGCCTTCGTCGCCACGATCTGCGTCACCAGCGCCTACGGCTACAGCATCGAACGGGTCGCCTACCGGCCGCTGCGCAACAGCAACCGGCTGATCCCGCTGATCTCTGCCATCGGCATGTCGATTTTCCTGCAGAACACCGTCCTGCTGTCGCAGGACTCGAAGGACAAGTCCATCCCCAACCTGATCCCCGGCAGCTTCTCGTTTGGCCCGGGCGGCGCCGAGGAAGTGCTGGTTTCCTACATGCAGATCCTGGTGTTCGTGGTGACCCTCATCGCCATGACCTGCCTGACCCTGTTCATCTCCCGTTCTCGCCTGGGCCGCGCCTGTCGTGCCTGCGCCGAGGACATCAAGATGGCCAACCTGCTGGGCATCAACACCAACAACATCATCGCCCTGACCTTCGTCATCGGCGCCGCCCTGGCGGCGGTGGCGGCCGTGCTGCTGAGCATGCAGTACGGGGTGATCAACCCCAACGCCGGTTTCCTGGTGGGCCTGAAGGCCTTCACCGCGGCGGTACTGGGCGGCATCGGCAGCATTCCGGGCGCCATGCTCGGTGGGCTGGTGCTGGGCGTGGCCGAAGCGTTCGGCGCCGATATCTTCGGCGACCAGTACAAGGACGTGGTGGCATTCGGTCTTTTGGTTCTTGTCCTGCTGTTCCGGCCGACCGGCATCCTGGGCCGTCCGGAGGTTGAAAAAGTATGA